A region from the Cryptosporangium arvum DSM 44712 genome encodes:
- a CDS encoding GNAT family N-acetyltransferase, producing MTLWQIRTVVDDEPGRLAALAGSLGELSVNILSVQVHPVVAGAVDDFVADAPASLTAEDLAAAVAAGGGRRAVVRPADVHGLADPPTRALQLAARLVRDPESLPLALSELLDGGAVEWSPAGVPVPDEGELQLRDPRGGSLRVVRMDSRLTPSEAARAHALADLATVLAAAPEGAVTWRRASAADVDEIAAMHDRCSDETRFRRYHSGLTRIPRRQLARLVNPRLGVALVGEVDGAIVAMGNLMWCGAADATPAELGLLVEDAWQSRGLGTAVTRRLLAAAVDAECDRIHAMVRPDNVPMLRLLAGLGLPTHRHWEDGTLTVTVDLAAKIDEGVASSLGQ from the coding sequence ATGACGCTCTGGCAGATCCGCACCGTTGTCGATGACGAGCCCGGCCGGCTCGCCGCTCTCGCCGGCAGCCTCGGCGAGCTGTCGGTGAACATCCTGTCGGTCCAGGTGCACCCGGTGGTCGCGGGCGCGGTCGACGACTTCGTGGCGGACGCCCCGGCCTCGCTCACCGCGGAAGATCTGGCCGCCGCGGTGGCGGCCGGCGGCGGGCGCCGAGCCGTGGTGCGCCCGGCCGACGTGCACGGTCTGGCCGACCCACCGACCCGGGCGCTGCAACTGGCGGCCCGGCTCGTGCGTGATCCGGAGAGCCTGCCGCTGGCGCTGTCCGAGCTGCTGGACGGCGGCGCGGTCGAGTGGTCCCCGGCCGGAGTGCCGGTCCCCGACGAAGGTGAGCTGCAGCTGCGCGATCCGCGCGGTGGTTCGCTCCGCGTCGTCCGGATGGATTCCCGACTGACTCCGTCGGAGGCCGCACGGGCGCACGCGCTCGCCGACCTGGCGACGGTGTTGGCGGCCGCCCCGGAAGGGGCCGTCACCTGGCGGCGGGCGTCCGCGGCCGACGTCGACGAGATCGCGGCGATGCACGACCGCTGCTCGGACGAGACGCGGTTCCGCCGCTACCACTCCGGCCTGACGCGTATCCCGCGCCGGCAGCTGGCCCGGCTGGTGAACCCGCGGCTCGGGGTCGCGCTGGTCGGCGAAGTGGACGGCGCGATCGTCGCGATGGGCAACCTGATGTGGTGCGGCGCCGCCGACGCCACGCCCGCCGAACTGGGCCTGCTCGTCGAGGACGCCTGGCAGTCGCGCGGCCTCGGCACCGCCGTCACCCGGCGACTGCTCGCCGCCGCCGTGGACGCGGAGTGCGACCGGATCCACGCGATGGTCCGTCCGGACAACGTCCCGATGCTGCGCTTGCTGGCCGGACTGGGCCTCCCGACCCACCGGCACTGGGAGGACGGCACCCTCACCGTCACCGTGGATCTGGCGGCAAAAATCGACGAGGGCGTCGCTAGTAGTCTGGGCCAGTGA
- a CDS encoding rhodanese-like domain-containing protein translates to MVQPSIPADVPDVTPDSLGDDIYLLDVREQDEWDAGHAPHAHHIPMYEIPQRLAEVPTVGEVVVVCRVGGRSAQVAAYLAAQGWENVANLDGGMLSWERSGRAVVADTGLPPRVL, encoded by the coding sequence ATGGTGCAGCCGTCGATTCCCGCAGACGTTCCCGATGTCACGCCCGACTCGCTCGGAGATGACATCTACCTGCTCGATGTCCGTGAGCAGGACGAGTGGGACGCCGGCCACGCGCCGCACGCCCATCACATCCCGATGTACGAGATTCCGCAGCGGCTGGCCGAAGTGCCGACCGTCGGCGAGGTGGTCGTGGTCTGCCGGGTGGGTGGGCGTTCGGCTCAGGTAGCCGCGTACCTGGCCGCGCAGGGCTGGGAGAACGTCGCGAACCTCGACGGCGGGATGCTGTCGTGGGAGCGGTCCGGACGGGCCGTCGTCGCCGACACGGGATTGCCGCCGCGCGTACTTTAA
- a CDS encoding metallopeptidase family protein, whose protein sequence is MSRERFEELVGDALDAIPEELLKRMSNVVVLVEDDAPERGLLGLYEGHALTDRGWDYAGVLPDRITIFRNPTLAICSTEQDVVEEVAITVVHEIAHHFGIPDERLHELGWG, encoded by the coding sequence ATGAGCCGCGAACGTTTCGAAGAGCTCGTCGGTGACGCGCTGGACGCGATCCCCGAGGAACTGCTCAAGCGGATGAGCAACGTGGTCGTGCTGGTCGAGGACGACGCCCCGGAGCGAGGTCTGCTCGGGCTCTACGAGGGTCACGCGCTGACGGATCGTGGTTGGGATTACGCCGGCGTGCTCCCCGACCGGATCACGATTTTCCGTAACCCCACGCTCGCTATCTGTTCCACCGAGCAGGACGTCGTCGAGGAAGTGGCAATCACCGTCGTCCACGAAATTGCCCACCATTTCGGCATTCCGGATGAGCGGCTCCACGAATTGGGCTGGGGCTGA
- a CDS encoding IucA/IucC family C-terminal-domain containing protein, with protein sequence MTTSRGCVDAGVLSDPRALRDWITRYGEYHGSVRFPVASALAFKAYTWALIEAAVGRWVTERRVVDVSMSRVRIRTEAADEPQLEFVALHHTVLPDDPMAGQPGVAVVATEDELLEVLRRTLVDNHLEPAVEAFRALRGGGPRPLWGTVAQSIGYPAATADPTFLPDRAATVQRLLSILPDGVAQLVEIAELDEGQGWRPLLLRRTCCYAYTLPAYGQPCLTCCLLDDAGRDAVAAEDQVSWRRCTSCG encoded by the coding sequence ATGACAACGTCCAGAGGGTGTGTCGACGCGGGGGTTCTGTCCGACCCGCGCGCGCTCCGTGACTGGATCACTCGCTACGGCGAGTACCACGGCAGTGTCCGATTCCCGGTGGCCTCGGCTCTCGCGTTCAAGGCGTACACCTGGGCGCTGATCGAAGCGGCGGTGGGCCGCTGGGTCACCGAGCGGCGCGTCGTCGACGTCTCGATGTCACGCGTCCGGATCCGTACGGAGGCGGCGGACGAACCGCAGCTGGAGTTCGTCGCGTTGCACCACACGGTGCTGCCGGACGACCCGATGGCCGGTCAGCCCGGCGTCGCGGTGGTGGCCACCGAAGACGAGTTGCTCGAGGTTCTGCGTCGCACGCTCGTCGACAACCACCTGGAACCGGCGGTCGAAGCGTTCCGGGCCTTGCGCGGCGGTGGACCGAGGCCGCTCTGGGGCACCGTGGCCCAGTCGATCGGGTACCCGGCGGCGACCGCCGATCCCACGTTCCTGCCGGACCGCGCCGCGACCGTTCAGCGGCTGCTGTCGATCCTTCCCGACGGGGTCGCCCAGCTCGTCGAGATCGCCGAGCTGGACGAGGGCCAGGGGTGGCGTCCGCTGCTGCTGCGACGGACCTGCTGTTACGCGTACACGTTGCCGGCCTACGGCCAGCCCTGTCTGACCTGCTGCCTGCTCGACGACGCCGGGCGCGACGCGGTCGCGGCCGAGGACCAGGTCTCCTGGCGCCGCTGCACCAGCTGCGGCTGA
- a CDS encoding AIM24 family protein has translation MRSELFAASNMEQESAQPGLRLQNSKLLKVELRGEIFARVGSMVAYQGNVQFQAQGSGGLGKFLKQKLTGEGVPLMKAVGQGDVFLADNASDIYLIDLEGPHDGLTINGANVLAFEPTLQWDIKMVQGAGMFSAQGAFNTVFSGQGRIAVTCKGTPVVLKVDQPTYADPQAAVCWSASLQTGYHRADQLGLGTLIGRTTGEAFTMSFAGQGFVVVQPSEQPAGLGAGGGGQQQQQGGLGSLFS, from the coding sequence ATGCGCTCTGAACTGTTCGCCGCCTCGAACATGGAGCAGGAGTCGGCGCAGCCGGGCCTGCGCCTCCAGAATTCCAAGCTCCTCAAGGTGGAGCTCCGCGGCGAGATCTTCGCCCGAGTCGGCTCGATGGTCGCGTACCAGGGGAACGTGCAGTTCCAGGCCCAGGGCTCCGGTGGCCTCGGCAAGTTCCTGAAGCAGAAGCTCACCGGTGAGGGTGTGCCGCTGATGAAGGCCGTCGGCCAGGGCGACGTCTTCCTCGCCGACAACGCCTCGGACATCTACCTGATCGACCTCGAAGGCCCGCACGACGGTCTGACGATCAACGGTGCGAACGTGCTCGCGTTCGAGCCGACCCTGCAGTGGGACATCAAGATGGTCCAGGGCGCCGGCATGTTCTCGGCGCAGGGGGCCTTCAACACCGTCTTCTCCGGTCAGGGCCGGATCGCGGTGACGTGCAAGGGCACGCCGGTGGTCCTCAAGGTCGACCAGCCGACCTACGCCGACCCGCAGGCCGCCGTGTGCTGGTCGGCGTCGCTGCAGACCGGCTACCACCGCGCCGACCAGCTCGGCCTCGGCACGCTGATCGGCCGCACCACCGGTGAGGCGTTCACGATGAGCTTCGCCGGCCAGGGCTTCGTCGTCGTCCAGCCGTCCGAGCAGCCCGCGGGCCTCGGTGCCGGCGGTGGCGGTCAGCAGCAGCAGCAGGGCGGCCTCGGCAGCCTCTTCAGCTGA
- the pheA gene encoding prephenate dehydratase has product MSVELTRYAYLGPAGTFTEQALRTVPETAGAELLPMVTVPEALQAVRDARADAALVPLENSVEGAVPPTLDGLAGGERLMIKREVLLPVTFNLYASAGADLTTVKTVASHPHGLAQCQGWLRRHVPQAELITAPSTSDAAEGVVRGDWDAAVCAPVAGQRNQLEELAVDVGDNAAAVTRFILVTRPMRPPAPTGADVTSLVAFIAHDRTGALLEVLTEFAVRGINLTRIESRPTKERIGRYCFFLDCDGHIEDARVGEALMGLRRVCADVRFLGSYPRAGADHEGDGRAEPSDADSDAAGWLARVRAGEA; this is encoded by the coding sequence ATGTCAGTGGAGCTCACCCGATATGCCTACCTGGGGCCGGCCGGCACGTTCACCGAGCAGGCACTGCGGACGGTGCCCGAGACAGCCGGGGCCGAGCTGCTCCCGATGGTGACGGTCCCGGAGGCCCTGCAGGCCGTCCGGGACGCCCGTGCGGACGCCGCGCTCGTTCCGCTGGAGAACTCAGTGGAGGGCGCGGTGCCTCCCACGCTCGACGGGCTGGCCGGCGGTGAGCGGCTGATGATCAAGCGGGAGGTGCTCCTGCCGGTCACCTTCAACCTCTACGCGTCGGCTGGTGCTGACCTCACGACGGTGAAGACGGTCGCGTCGCACCCCCACGGGCTGGCTCAGTGCCAGGGGTGGCTGCGGCGGCACGTACCGCAGGCGGAGCTGATCACCGCACCGTCAACGTCTGACGCCGCCGAAGGTGTCGTCCGGGGTGACTGGGACGCGGCGGTGTGCGCTCCGGTCGCCGGCCAGCGCAACCAGCTCGAAGAGCTCGCGGTCGACGTCGGGGACAACGCGGCTGCGGTCACCCGCTTCATCCTCGTGACGCGCCCCATGCGGCCGCCCGCGCCCACCGGTGCCGACGTTACGTCGCTCGTCGCGTTCATCGCGCACGACCGCACCGGGGCGCTGTTGGAGGTGCTCACCGAGTTCGCGGTCCGCGGCATCAACCTCACCCGGATCGAGTCGCGTCCGACCAAGGAGCGGATCGGACGGTACTGCTTCTTCCTCGACTGCGACGGGCACATCGAGGACGCCAGGGTCGGTGAGGCGCTGATGGGGCTACGGCGGGTATGCGCGGACGTCCGCTTCCTCGGTTCGTATCCGCGGGCCGGCGCCGATCACGAGGGCGACGGGCGGGCCGAGCCCTCCGACGCCGACTCCGACGCGGCGGGCTGGCTCGCGCGGGTACGCGCCGGCGAGGCCTGA
- a CDS encoding sensor histidine kinase has product MQPSLDAAEAFRSITRILDDVSGRPVELPALRRVLDALVELVGGVGAAFLLNEPGALRVVAAGESVSWMSGLRLPLSGSSFSRLFGGPHRTIEFGPGDATPLIREDLREHHCDWILMTRVVRRFGPLGALAVGLESPRGGQLETERAVLECLAAGIGALAAMRPDRLPEPIGTVAAAVPEGLAVVDVSGLVQAWNPAAEEVTGRSSREMLNECLPFPIPAPGEVRQHRLPNDRWIEARCAALDAARRVVTFYDVSEARRQEEAQNLFLATASHELRTPLTIVRGYADTLVNRWDQLDDAGRRGAAEVIGARSRQLAELVDRLLSGDRAGGTPQPFDLRAALAVVLESAPESEDGHRLHVRIPATLPTAVGEADTIPTIVTELLTNAYKYSPGGGDVEITAGADGASVWFRVADRGIGVPAEQTESVFTRFWQVDRGDQRRFGGVGLGLYIIRRLLDRQGGWVSLRPRDDGGSVVEVRFRRAGHQTVGPAS; this is encoded by the coding sequence GTGCAGCCATCGTTGGACGCCGCGGAAGCGTTCCGGTCCATCACCCGGATCCTCGACGACGTCTCCGGGCGGCCGGTCGAGCTGCCGGCGCTTCGACGCGTGCTGGACGCGCTCGTGGAGCTGGTCGGCGGAGTCGGCGCCGCGTTCCTGCTGAACGAGCCCGGCGCGCTGCGTGTCGTCGCGGCCGGCGAGAGCGTCAGCTGGATGTCGGGGCTGCGGTTACCGCTGTCCGGCTCGTCGTTCTCCCGCTTGTTCGGCGGCCCGCACCGGACGATCGAGTTCGGCCCCGGCGACGCGACCCCGCTCATCCGGGAAGACCTGCGCGAACATCACTGCGACTGGATCCTGATGACCCGGGTGGTCCGCCGGTTCGGACCGCTGGGCGCTCTCGCGGTCGGGCTCGAATCGCCGCGCGGCGGACAGTTGGAGACCGAACGAGCCGTCCTCGAGTGCCTCGCCGCCGGCATCGGCGCACTCGCGGCCATGCGTCCCGATCGGCTGCCCGAGCCGATCGGGACGGTCGCGGCCGCCGTGCCGGAAGGCCTCGCGGTGGTGGACGTCAGCGGGCTCGTTCAAGCGTGGAACCCGGCCGCCGAGGAGGTCACCGGCCGTTCCTCCCGGGAGATGCTCAACGAGTGCCTGCCGTTCCCGATCCCGGCGCCCGGCGAGGTCCGTCAGCACCGGCTGCCCAACGACCGGTGGATCGAGGCCCGCTGCGCCGCGCTCGACGCCGCCCGGCGCGTCGTCACGTTCTACGACGTCAGCGAGGCCCGGAGACAGGAAGAAGCGCAGAACCTCTTCCTCGCGACCGCGAGCCACGAGCTGCGGACACCGCTCACGATCGTCCGCGGGTACGCCGACACGTTGGTGAACCGATGGGACCAACTCGACGACGCCGGACGCCGCGGTGCCGCCGAAGTCATCGGAGCGCGGAGCAGGCAACTCGCGGAACTCGTCGACCGGCTGCTCAGCGGCGACCGGGCCGGCGGCACCCCGCAACCGTTCGACCTCCGCGCCGCGCTGGCGGTGGTACTCGAGTCCGCGCCGGAGAGCGAGGACGGCCATCGGCTCCACGTGCGGATCCCGGCGACGCTACCGACCGCCGTCGGTGAAGCGGACACGATCCCGACGATCGTCACCGAGCTGCTGACGAACGCGTACAAGTACTCGCCCGGCGGAGGTGACGTCGAGATCACCGCCGGCGCCGACGGGGCCTCGGTCTGGTTCCGGGTCGCCGACCGGGGGATCGGCGTCCCGGCCGAGCAGACCGAGTCGGTGTTCACACGGTTCTGGCAGGTGGACCGCGGTGACCAGCGGCGCTTCGGCGGCGTCGGGCTGGGGCTTTACATCATCCGCCGGCTGCTCGACCGGCAGGGCGGCTGGGTCTCGCTGCGCCCGCGCGACGACGGCGGCTCCGTGGTCGAAGTGCGGTTCCGCCGTGCGGGGCATCAGACTGTCGGACCCGCGTCGTAG
- a CDS encoding arginine deiminase, with protein sequence MSDHELLRTDRPRPYVDSEVGRLRTVMLHRPGPELRRLTPRNNGSLLFDGIPWVARAQEEHDAFAEALRAHDVEVLYVDQLLAEALTDPGARKEISESLLGDRRWGDTLRRRVAEHLQELDAESLAATVISGLAHEELRNGTGLTYQLMNEYDFVVEPLPNTLFTRDSSVWIGGASAVTSMAMPARLRESTITGTIYRWHPRFAGSPSLYGRDLEPLEGGDVLLLAPGVVAVGVGERTTPAGAERLANRLFADGRASTTHTVLAVPIAQQRATMHLDTVCTMVDLDAVVAYPAVADTLMAYRLTAGTDGEPAVSGPVPFLAAAAEAMGLERLRVIPTGLDPVTAEREQWDDGNNTLCIAPRLAVAYERNVETNAQLEDAGIEVIRIPGSELGSGRGGPRCMSCPIVRDPLRTSEG encoded by the coding sequence GTGTCAGACCACGAGCTACTTCGCACCGACCGGCCACGGCCCTACGTCGACAGTGAGGTGGGCCGGCTCCGAACGGTCATGCTCCACCGACCAGGCCCGGAGCTCCGACGACTCACCCCGCGCAACAACGGATCGTTGCTGTTCGACGGCATCCCCTGGGTGGCCAGGGCCCAGGAGGAGCACGACGCGTTCGCCGAGGCACTTCGCGCGCACGACGTCGAGGTGCTCTACGTCGATCAGCTGCTCGCCGAAGCGCTCACCGACCCCGGAGCGCGCAAGGAGATCTCCGAGTCACTGCTCGGTGACCGCCGCTGGGGCGACACGCTCCGGCGCCGGGTAGCCGAGCACCTCCAGGAACTCGACGCCGAGAGCCTCGCCGCGACCGTGATCTCCGGCCTCGCCCACGAGGAACTCCGCAACGGCACCGGGCTCACCTACCAGCTCATGAACGAGTACGACTTCGTCGTCGAACCGCTGCCCAACACGCTCTTCACCCGTGACTCGAGCGTCTGGATCGGCGGCGCCTCCGCGGTGACGAGCATGGCCATGCCGGCTCGGCTCCGCGAGAGCACGATCACCGGCACGATCTACCGCTGGCATCCGCGCTTCGCCGGCTCGCCGTCCCTGTACGGCCGCGACCTCGAACCGCTCGAAGGTGGCGACGTCCTGCTGTTGGCGCCGGGGGTGGTGGCCGTCGGGGTCGGCGAGCGCACCACGCCCGCCGGAGCCGAGCGTCTCGCGAACCGGCTGTTCGCCGACGGCCGGGCCAGCACGACCCACACCGTGCTCGCGGTTCCGATCGCTCAGCAGCGCGCGACCATGCACCTCGACACCGTCTGCACGATGGTGGACCTGGACGCCGTCGTCGCGTACCCGGCCGTCGCCGACACGCTCATGGCGTACAGGCTGACGGCGGGCACCGACGGCGAACCCGCGGTGAGCGGCCCGGTGCCGTTCCTGGCCGCGGCGGCGGAAGCGATGGGGCTGGAACGGCTGCGGGTGATCCCGACCGGCCTCGACCCGGTCACCGCCGAGCGCGAACAGTGGGACGACGGCAACAACACGCTGTGCATCGCTCCCCGGTTGGCGGTGGCCTACGAGCGGAACGTCGAGACCAACGCGCAACTGGAGGACGCGGGCATCGAGGTGATCCGCATCCCGGGCAGCGAGCTCGGATCGGGTCGCGGTGGGCCCAGGTGCATGTCCTGTCCGATCGTCCGCGACCCGCTCCGAACTAGCGAAGGGTGA
- a CDS encoding GuaB1 family IMP dehydrogenase-related protein: MVPARSDVKSRLDVDLATVDGVGTTIPLVVANMTAIAGRRMAETTARRGGLTIIPQDIPLDVVTSVIEWVKQRHVVYETPVTLTRHDTVGDALALIHKRAHEAAVVLDGNRPVGVVTPADCAGVDRFTQVEEVMSSELLTITEGTPMDKAYGTLHDSRRRLAPVVDADGALLGVLTRTGSLRSTLYTPALDANGKLRIGTAIGINGDVAGKAEALLDAGTDVLVVDTAHGHQERMIAAIRAVRSVDPHVPVVAGNVVTREGVRDLVDAGADIVKVGVGPGAMCTTRMMTGVGRPQFSAVLECSSEARALGRHVWADGGVRHPRDIALALAAGAANVMVGSWLAGTYESAADLQQDGDGRLYKVSFGMASSRAVRHRTRSESAFDRARKALFEEGISSGKMYIDRERPGVEDVIDQIVAGLRSACTYAGAGSLEELHEKAVVGIQSSAGYDEGRPLRTSW, encoded by the coding sequence ATGGTGCCTGCGCGCTCCGACGTCAAATCCCGCCTCGACGTCGACCTCGCCACCGTCGACGGGGTCGGAACGACGATTCCGCTGGTCGTGGCCAACATGACCGCGATCGCCGGGCGCCGGATGGCCGAGACCACGGCACGGCGCGGCGGGCTGACGATCATTCCGCAGGACATCCCGCTCGACGTCGTCACGAGCGTGATCGAGTGGGTCAAGCAGCGTCACGTCGTGTACGAGACCCCGGTGACGCTCACCCGGCACGACACGGTCGGGGACGCGCTGGCGCTCATCCACAAACGTGCCCACGAGGCCGCGGTCGTGCTCGACGGGAACCGGCCGGTCGGGGTCGTGACCCCCGCCGACTGCGCGGGCGTCGACCGGTTCACCCAGGTCGAGGAGGTGATGAGCAGCGAGCTGCTGACGATCACCGAGGGCACCCCGATGGACAAGGCCTACGGGACGCTGCACGACTCCCGGCGCCGGCTCGCACCGGTCGTCGACGCCGACGGTGCCCTGCTCGGCGTCCTGACCCGCACCGGTTCGCTGCGCAGCACCCTCTACACCCCGGCGCTCGACGCCAACGGCAAGCTGCGTATCGGCACCGCGATCGGCATCAACGGCGACGTCGCCGGCAAGGCCGAAGCCCTCCTCGACGCCGGCACCGACGTCCTGGTCGTCGACACCGCCCATGGCCACCAGGAGCGGATGATCGCCGCGATCCGCGCCGTCCGCTCGGTCGACCCGCACGTGCCGGTCGTGGCCGGCAACGTCGTCACCCGGGAAGGCGTCCGCGACCTCGTCGACGCCGGGGCCGACATCGTCAAGGTCGGCGTCGGCCCGGGCGCGATGTGCACGACCCGGATGATGACCGGGGTCGGGCGGCCGCAATTCAGCGCGGTGCTGGAGTGCTCGTCCGAGGCCAGGGCGCTCGGCAGGCACGTCTGGGCCGACGGCGGCGTGCGCCACCCGCGCGACATCGCGCTCGCGCTGGCCGCAGGCGCCGCGAACGTCATGGTGGGCTCCTGGCTCGCCGGAACCTACGAGAGCGCCGCCGACCTCCAGCAGGACGGCGACGGTCGGCTCTACAAGGTGTCGTTCGGAATGGCGTCCTCGCGGGCCGTCCGCCACCGCACCCGCTCGGAGTCCGCGTTCGACCGGGCCCGCAAGGCGTTGTTCGAGGAGGGCATCAGCTCCGGGAAGATGTACATCGACCGCGAGCGTCCGGGCGTGGAGGACGTGATCGACCAGATCGTCGCCGGGTTGCGGTCGGCGTGCACCTACGCAGGCGCCGGCTCGCTGGAGGAGCTGCACGAGAAGGCTGTCGTCGGCATCCAGTCCAGCGCCGGGTACGACGAGGGCCGACCGCTGCGTACGAGCTGGTGA
- a CDS encoding glycerophosphodiester phosphodiesterase family protein, translating to MRSDGPLVVAHRGSSAQLAEHTLAAYEKALVEGADGLECDVRLTRDGHLVCVHDRRLERTSNGRGAVSDRSLRDLDSLDFGGWKVDLPESADALVTTDRPYLDDKVRDAERRVLTFDRLLELFVDSGRPVQLYVETKHPTRWGGLVEQRVVASLRRFGLVPQHRSPDAADSTVVVMSFSPMAVRRLRELAPTLPAVMLFDGLPRLYREGTLPFGATIAGPGLHVLRSKPRFAERIHEAGNQLYVWTVDEPDDIKFVAELGADMIATNRPSDLLSYLER from the coding sequence GTGCGATCCGACGGCCCACTCGTCGTGGCCCATCGAGGCTCTTCAGCCCAACTCGCCGAGCACACTTTGGCGGCCTACGAAAAGGCGCTCGTCGAAGGTGCGGACGGCCTGGAGTGTGATGTCCGGCTGACGCGGGACGGTCACCTGGTCTGCGTCCACGACCGCCGGCTCGAGCGGACGTCCAACGGACGCGGTGCGGTCAGCGACCGGTCGTTGCGGGACCTGGATTCGCTCGACTTCGGCGGGTGGAAAGTCGACCTGCCGGAGTCGGCCGACGCGCTGGTCACCACCGACCGGCCGTATCTAGACGACAAGGTCCGCGACGCCGAACGCCGGGTGCTGACGTTCGACCGGCTGCTCGAGTTGTTCGTCGACTCCGGCCGGCCGGTGCAGCTCTACGTCGAGACCAAGCACCCCACCCGCTGGGGCGGCCTGGTCGAGCAGCGCGTCGTGGCCAGCCTGCGCCGGTTCGGGCTGGTGCCGCAGCACCGCTCCCCGGACGCCGCCGACTCGACCGTCGTCGTCATGTCGTTCTCACCGATGGCGGTGCGCCGGCTGCGCGAGCTCGCGCCCACGCTCCCTGCGGTGATGCTGTTCGACGGTCTTCCCCGGCTCTACCGCGAAGGCACACTGCCCTTCGGTGCGACGATCGCCGGGCCGGGCCTGCATGTGCTGCGCTCCAAGCCCCGCTTCGCCGAGCGCATCCACGAAGCGGGCAACCAGCTGTACGTGTGGACCGTCGACGAGCCCGACGACATCAAGTTCGTCGCGGAGCTCGGCGCCGACATGATCGCCACGAACCGTCCGTCGGACCTGCTGAGCTACCTGGAGCGCTAG
- a CDS encoding DNA alkylation repair protein has translation MNDLVAAVRAALAAAADPDRAPGMQAYMKSTMPYLGVAKPVRAEALKPVFVEHPLADRASWEKAVRTLWHEATYREERYAAIDLTGHRAYRQFQDATTLDLYRELVVGGAWWDYVDEIASRRVGPILRTDRAGVTPVIRTWSTDPDPWLRRTSIICQLSFKQDTDLELLTDAIAANAADQDFFLRKAIGWALRQYAWCDPEWVRAYVSAHESELSPLSRREARKNL, from the coding sequence GTGAACGACCTGGTAGCCGCGGTCAGGGCCGCGCTGGCCGCGGCCGCCGACCCGGACCGGGCGCCGGGCATGCAGGCCTACATGAAGTCGACGATGCCCTACCTGGGCGTCGCGAAGCCGGTGCGGGCCGAGGCGCTCAAGCCCGTGTTCGTCGAGCACCCGCTGGCCGACCGCGCGAGCTGGGAGAAGGCGGTCCGCACGCTCTGGCACGAGGCCACGTATCGCGAGGAGCGCTACGCCGCGATCGACCTGACCGGCCACCGCGCCTATCGCCAGTTCCAGGACGCCACGACCCTGGACCTCTACCGCGAGCTCGTCGTCGGCGGCGCCTGGTGGGACTACGTCGACGAGATCGCCAGCCGCCGCGTCGGCCCGATCCTGCGCACCGACCGCGCGGGTGTGACACCGGTGATCCGCACGTGGAGCACCGACCCGGACCCGTGGCTTCGGCGCACTTCGATCATCTGCCAGCTGAGCTTCAAGCAGGACACCGACCTCGAGCTGCTCACCGACGCCATCGCGGCGAACGCCGCCGACCAGGACTTCTTCCTGCGCAAGGCGATCGGCTGGGCGCTGCGGCAGTACGCCTGGTGCGACCCCGAGTGGGTGCGTGCGTACGTGAGCGCCCACGAGAGCGAGCTCTCGCCCCTCTCGCGCCGAGAAGCGCGGAAAAATCTCTAG
- a CDS encoding DUF5926 family protein, with translation MGKRGRERREKRVREVFVGRPFEGLATEAEWVALRELVPAATAPLKLADHPDRPVVLTTVLPMALPALVKPDGRIFLSVQMPARSGDLSRDLAAVLEDALRAEPGNYVGVAGLPEPGPRLQDLLADDGQLDVTVHETFDYWLDEPRPDDPEVASSLEQANSSILPTVPVTTAPAAYWCQVTEKAHLRWVLPEAEDTALDALARLQAAGDLALGSTGRYVGAFRAHGLLAPVWDLPHDPEPAEYEQPLADLAKRYADAVSVTDPLSAAERRARDGLRGRQLTLR, from the coding sequence GTGGGTAAGCGGGGACGCGAAAGGCGCGAGAAGAGGGTCAGGGAAGTCTTCGTCGGACGTCCGTTCGAGGGCTTGGCCACCGAGGCGGAGTGGGTCGCGCTCCGAGAGCTGGTTCCGGCGGCCACCGCGCCACTGAAACTCGCCGACCACCCGGATCGACCGGTCGTGCTGACCACGGTGCTGCCGATGGCACTCCCGGCCCTGGTCAAGCCCGACGGCCGGATCTTCCTGTCGGTGCAGATGCCGGCTCGCTCGGGTGACCTGAGCCGCGACCTCGCGGCCGTGCTCGAAGACGCGCTGCGCGCGGAACCCGGCAACTACGTCGGTGTGGCCGGTCTTCCCGAGCCCGGTCCCCGTCTCCAGGACCTCCTGGCCGACGACGGGCAGCTCGACGTCACCGTGCACGAGACGTTCGACTACTGGCTCGACGAGCCCCGGCCGGACGACCCGGAAGTCGCCTCGAGCCTCGAGCAGGCGAACTCCTCGATCCTCCCGACGGTTCCGGTCACCACCGCGCCGGCCGCGTACTGGTGCCAGGTGACGGAGAAGGCCCACCTGCGTTGGGTGCTGCCCGAGGCCGAAGACACCGCACTCGACGCGCTCGCCCGGCTCCAGGCCGCCGGTGACCTGGCGCTCGGCTCCACCGGGCGTTACGTCGGGGCGTTCCGGGCGCACGGTCTGCTGGCCCCCGTCTGGGACCTGCCGCACGACCCGGAGCCCGCCGAGTACGAGCAGCCGCTGGCCGATCTGGCCAAGCGCTACGCCGACGCGGTGTCGGTCACCGATCCGCTGAGCGCGGCCGAGCGCCGCGCACGGGATGGCCTGCGCGGGCGGCAGCTCACCCTTCGCTAG